A region from the Malus domestica chromosome 07, GDT2T_hap1 genome encodes:
- the LOC139197796 gene encoding uncharacterized protein gives MGRSKKMILDCLKKSITNNKEKWPDKLPRCLWAYHTTKRRANGETSFFLAFGSGAIIHPNFIKPSITALLLRIEQNNKEMVTSLDMAEEKREQTSTRIVAYQQQLLSSYNKMLRSGSSSSEI, from the coding sequence ATGGGCAGGTCGAAGAAaatgatcctcgactgcctcaagaaatctaTCACCAACAATAAGGAAAAATGGCCTGACAAACTCCccagatgtctatgggcatatcacaccaccaaaagacgagcaaacGGTGAAACTTCTTTCtttttggcatttggttcgGGAGCAATCATTCATCCTAATTTCATCAAGCCAAGTATCACCGCTCTACTACTAAGAATTGAGCAGAACAATAAGGAGATGGTCACAAGTTTAGATATGGCAGAGGAAAAGCGCGAGCAGACCAGCACCCGCATTGTAGCCTACCAGCAGCAActcctctccagctacaacaaaatgctaagatccggcagttccagcTCGGAGATTTAG